In Gimesia chilikensis, one DNA window encodes the following:
- a CDS encoding sigma-70 family RNA polymerase sigma factor, whose product MPAETDSQSAVTQLLVQYQGALYAYLYACVRNPTDADDLFQEVSMAVVESFSQLQTEDGFFPWAREIASRRVLAFYRKSKKEQPVSPQVISALSDAAHHVEQRQPLSERQESLQECLERLPRRSRELIARYYNASGESGTRVARQFGQNVNAVYAKIHRIRTILRDCIAQRLQQESGE is encoded by the coding sequence ATGCCTGCTGAGACAGATTCACAATCTGCCGTCACACAGCTGCTCGTGCAGTATCAGGGGGCATTGTACGCCTACCTCTATGCATGTGTACGCAACCCCACCGACGCGGATGACCTGTTTCAGGAAGTTTCGATGGCGGTGGTCGAGTCGTTTTCGCAATTGCAGACCGAGGACGGCTTTTTTCCCTGGGCGCGCGAGATCGCTTCTCGCCGTGTTCTCGCCTTTTACCGTAAGTCGAAAAAAGAGCAGCCGGTCAGTCCGCAGGTCATCTCAGCACTCTCCGACGCCGCGCATCATGTGGAACAGCGTCAGCCGCTCTCGGAGCGACAGGAGAGCTTGCAGGAATGCCTGGAGCGTCTGCCCCGGAGGAGTCGTGAGTTGATTGCCCGTTATTACAACGCCTCAGGTGAAAGCGGTACCCGGGTCGCCCGGCAGTTCGGTCAGAATGTGAACGCGGTTTACGCGAAAATTCATCGTATTC